The genomic stretch GGGCCCAGTCCGAGCGCAAGCTCCGGGTCGAGAACAACCGCCTGGTGGCGACGGACGCGTCCATGTGGGTGCGGTTGATGGAGCTGGAGTTGTTGGCGGGCGGCACCCCGATTGAGCCCAGCGCCGTGGGCGAGGCGAAGAGCACGCCGTGAAGAAGCCACTGCCAGAGGAACTCTCCATCTCGGTGACGGGTCGGGGAGACGCGGTCACGTACGGGCCGGAACGCAAGAAGGAGCCGGCGCCGGAGCCGGGGCTGCCGCTGCTCATCTTCGGTGCCGCGGGCCGCACGGGACGCTGTCTGGTGGAGCAGGCGCTCGCGGCGGGACACCGGGTCACCGCGTTCGCACGAGACACGCGCGCGCTCCCCCCGGCCCATGCCCGGCTGCGGCACATCCAGGGCCGGGTCGAGGACGCCAGCGCGGTGGAGGAAGCCGTGAAGAACCACCACGCCGTGCTGTGCGCGCTGGGTCCCACGGGGCGCAAGGACGCCGAGGCCATCGCCCGGGGGACGGAGAACATCGTCGCGGCGATGCAACGGCATCAGGTGTGGCGCCTCATCTATGTCCCCTTCCACGAGCAGGGAGATGGCTGGGGACCCGCGGCGCTCTTCGACAAGCTCATGGCCCGCTTCCGCCCGAGGACGAACACCAGCGGCTGGCAGCAGCGCGTGGCGGTGATTCGTGAAAGCGCCCTCGAGTGGGTGATCGTCCGGCCCACGCGGCTCACGGATGCCGAGGCGAGCGGACGGCATCAGGTGTCCATCGATCAGGGCAAGGTGCCGTTGCGCATCGCGCGGGCCGACGTGGCCGCGTTCATGCTCGAGCAGCTTCGTTCTCCCCGATACGTCCGGAAGTCCCCCGTCATTGGCGGCTGAGTCCCCAGGGAAGGTGTCATGGTCGCACGAGCCTCATTGCTGGGCAGCACCTCGCTGTTCCGTTTCGCCGTCAACGGCTGTCCGGACGAGATGCGGGTCATCCAGTTCTCCGGAACCGAGGCGATGTCGAGCCCGTTCGAGTTCCACTTGAAGCTGGCCTGCGAGAATCAGTCGCTCGACTTCTCCGACGTGGTGGGCAAGACGGCCCTGCTCACCCTGATGGGGGAGTTAACGCCGCGCTTCGTGCATGGCATCGTCAGCCGCTTCGAGCAGGTCAACGAGTTGCACCGCCATGCCATCTACCACGCCAGCCTCGTGCCCCAGACGTGGCGCCTCCGGCACCGCCACGACTGCCGCATCTTCCAGGACGAGACCACCCCCGACATCATCAAGAAGGTCTTCGAGAAAGCGGGCGTCTCGAGCGACCACTTCAAGTTCTCCCTGAGCAACACCTACGAGCCCCGCAACTACTGCGTGCAGTACCGCGAGTCGGATTGGGCGTTCGTCAGCCGGCTCATGGAAGAAGATGGCATCTTCTATTTCTTCGAGCACCACGCGGACAAACATGTCCTCGTCATGGGCGACAGTGTCTCGGCGAACCAGCCCATCCCGGGCGGAGAGCTGCTGCCCTTCCGCCGTCCCGCCAACTTCGTCACCAACGAGGATCATGTCCAGCGGTTCCGCTTCGCCGAGGAGATCCAACCCGGCACGGTGAGCCTGCGCGACTTCAACTTCAAGAAGCCGGACCTGTCCCTGCACGCGGATGGCAAGGCGCAGGTGGACGCGGATCTGGAGGTCTACGACTATCCGGGCGAGTACCAGCACCCCGGCGAGGGCAGCTCCGCCAAGGGCAAGAGCCTGGCGAAGCTGCGGCTGGAGGAGTGGCAGGCCAGCCGCAAGGTGGGACAGGGAGAAAGCGATTGCGAGCGCTTCTGCCCGGGCTCCCTGTTCACGCTGGCGGAGCACTCCCGCGCCGACTACAACGCGCGCTATCTCCTCACCAGCGTGGGCCATTATGGCCACCAGTCCCAGGTGCTCGACGAGGAGTCTTCCGGGGGGGATTTCAACTACTCCAACAACTTCACCTGCATCGCGGAGCAGACTCCCTTCCGCCCGCCCCGGACGACGCCGCGGCCGCAAGTCCGTGGAGTGCAGACGGCGGTGGTTGTCGGCCCCTCGGGCGAGGAGATCTACACGGACGAGTTCGGGCGGGTGAAGGTCCAGTTCCATTGGGACCGCCAAGGCGAGCGCAATGAGCGCAGCTCCTGTTGGATCCGCGTGAGCCAGCTCTGGGCGGGAGAGTCCTGGGGCGCGATGTTCATCCCCCGCATCGGGCAGGAGGTCATCGTCGACTTCATCGAGGGCGACCCGGACCGGCCCATCATCACCGGGCGTGTGTACAACGGCGCCAACCCGGTGCCCTACCCTCTTCCGGACGAGAAGACCAAGAGCACCATCAAGTCCAACACCTCCCTGCACGGGAACGGCTACAACGAGCTGCGCTTCGAGGACAAGAAGGGCCAGGAGCAGATCTTCATGCATGCCCAGCGCAACATGGACAAGCATGTGAAGAACGACTCCCTGGAGAACATCCTGCATGATCGCCACCAGACCATTGGCAGCCAGCTCAAGGAGGGGAAGGTCGGCGATCAGAACGAGATGATCTACCGGGACAAGAACCTCAAGGTCCACCGGCACCGCCAGGAGCACATCGGCGGGGACATGAAGTTGCTGGTGGGCGGCATCGACGGTGATGGAAACCAGGACATCGTCATCCAGGGGCAGAAGAAGGAACTCATCATCAAGGACAGCCACCTTCACGTGAAGTCCAACCTCCTCGAGCACGTGGACCACAGTCAGGCATTGACCGTGGGCGATAATCTCCAGGCAAAGATCGGGAAGAAGTACTTGCTGGAGGCCACCCAGGAGATCCACCTCAAATCCACTCGGATCATCGTCGATGCCTCGAGCGAGTTGACCATCCAGGGCCCGGGAGGATTCATCACCATCAACGCCAGTGGCATCTTCATCAAGGGCACCATGGTCTATGTCAATACGGGTGGAGCCCCCATCGACAGGACCGAATCGGAACCCGAGTTGCCCAAGGACGCCGCCCAGGCCGCGCCCACTGAACCCACGCCAGCCGATGATGGGTCCTGATCTTGTCGGCCACCCGACTGAACACCACCACCCGAACACACCGGGACGCTCGAGACATGCCGCTCTACCTGACAAACGAGGTCTCCCTCCAGTTGCCGGACGAACTCATCGACAAGACAATCAACATCTTCTCCTTGTCCGATGATTCACCGAGCGAGTTCAGCCTCGTGATCGCGCGAGACCAACTCCAAGCGGGCGAGCGGCTCGGAAACCTCGCCGACAAACAATTACGTCAATTGTCCAGCAGACTGCAGGACTTCAAATTGCTGAGGCGAGACGACGTGATGATTGATCACCACCCAGCGCTCAGCGCCGATTATCAATGGCATTCCCAGAATGGCCTCTTGCATCAACGGCAGATCACACTGCTGACCAATGAGCAGACGAAGAACGGCCGGGTGGTCATCACAATCACCGCGACGTTCAAAAGCACCCCTCTTCCTTATTGGGAGGAGAAGTTCACGGCGATACTGAAGGGCCTGCAACTCCGGAAGGCTTGAGGATCAACGACATGCCCAATGCCGCCAGGCAGACGGATCCCATCGAGCACTCCCACGCAATGGCTGGCCTGTTCGTGGGAGTACTCGCGGGCGCAGTCATCGGAGCGTTGACCGTGGCCACGGGGGGTGGGGCGCTGGTGGTAGCGGCCGCCATTGTCGGTGGGGCAGCCGCCGGAGGAGGGGTGGGCGAGGTGCTCGGCTCACTATCGGTCATCGGTGGAAGTGTGACAGGGCAGCTCGTCACCGGCTCACCAGACGTGCTGATCAACGGCCTGCCAGCGGCACGCTGCCACCAAGGAGGGGGAGACTCTGGCCAGTGCAGCGGGATGCCCCCCCTCGCCTGGCCGCCTCATGGCACCGAGTGGATTGCCCAGGGCAGCAGCAGCGTGATCATCAATGACCAACCCGCGGCCCGTGTCGGCGACAAGCTCCAGTGTGGAGCAACAATCTCGGCGGGCTCCTCGAATGTGATCATCGGGGGTCCCCAGATCACCACGCTCGACATCGACCCAGAGGTCCCAGACTGGCTCAATACGACATTGCTCTGTGCTGGAGTGGGGAGCGCGGTCGTCCTGGCCGGGCCAGTCGTCGCCCTCATGGGACTTGCTGGGAGCATGGCCGGCGGCTATGTCCTCGGAGAAGCAGGCGCCGCCATGTTTGGAGCCGGTTCGGATGGACAGAAGCTCATGGGCCTCGTCGGCTCGGTCATCGGTGGCGGCGCGCTGGCCCGGCTGAGCGTCCGGCCTGCCTACCAGCTTGGCAACAAGATCGGTGGGCGAACGGGAGAGTTCGTCCGTGGCGGTGTACGTGCCTCTCCCAGTACCAGGCCGCAGGAGCACGCCGAACGGCGGGCCTCCGAAATTCGTGAGATGAGCAAGAACCAGCAGAATCAACGCACCATGACCTCGGCCGCCGTGGATCGGGATAGAATCAATACTCATGCCAGACTTTTCACCTACAACCCAGAAGCTACTTCAACGCGCCGGCTGGTCCACGGGCCGGCGAGTGGACATCTCGCCTTTCGAGCAGGTACTGCTCGACAACACAGGCCCCCTCCATGAGCGCGTACGCGAATTCCTCTCCGAATTCGGCGGTCTCCACGTGCAAAGCCAGAGGGAGGGCAATGACTTCCAGACAGATCCCAGGCTGGCCACGAAGAATTTCCATATTGATGAAGAGGGCCTCTCGGACTATAGCGCTCATGTGGGGGCGCCTGTGTGTTGTGTGGGGGTTGCCAGTCGAGCCTTGATGATGTTGCTCATGGACCCGGCGGGCAGGATGTTTGCCGTGATGGATGACCTGATCTACCTGGCGGGCAACTCGCCCCATGTGGCGCTCGAGTCGCTTTGTAGTGGGAGGCCTCTTCATGAGCTTGGCTCCGCCGAGGCAGGGCCCGAGTGACGACCCTTTGAGTGCATGCAATCGGTTTTCCGCGCGAGAGTCCTGACCCCCGAGGCCCCATGGATCCTGTGTCATTCATCCACCAGAAGATGCTCGAGAACGAGCGGGGCCCGGATGTCGCCTACATGCGTGAGAAGTTGAAAACCACGTGGGTCGATGTCGTGGTGCCGCGCAAGCAGGACATCGAGAGCATCCAAGCCCTTCACCGATGGTATCAATTGGTCAAGAACCGGGCGCCCTGGGACTACAAGCAGGAGATCATCAGCCGGTTCGGACGATGGATGGATGACCCGCAGCGGCCCATCCGCTACGGCTACGACATCTGGGCGAACCTCCATTACGGGTACATCGGTCTGGCCTGCGGTTTCTCCCAGTGGACGCTGCTACAAGGGGCGGGATTCGCTCAATGGCGCGCGGGAACATCGCCCGATGGGTATTGGGAGCGACGTCTGGATACCCTTGGGGACGCGGATGTGGCTGCCGCCCTCGATGACCCCAAGGATCAAGAGGCCATCAGGGCCGGTTTCAGCCTGTGGGAGGATTTTGGAGCCTCTGTTCAACCATTCCATCTCTGGAATGAGCTCCGTAAGCGTGCCAACAGGCTCTCAACCGAACCAAGAGGCGGATTCTCGAGAGCAGCCCGATGAGCGATCTCCCTGCGAACATGGAGCGCCAACGGGCGCTCGCGAAGCCCACACGGCCCATCGCGGTGCGCCTGCTGCTCGTGCTGTCCCTCCTGGTTCTGGGCGCCCTCGGGTATGCCCTGTTGTCGGACACGGGCTCGCGGCCGGGCCATGTCCTGGCCAGGGCCACCTCGGCGCATGGTGAGTACGAGGCCGAGCTCATCGAGCTCAATGGCGGGGCAACGGACGCCTATGGCTATGAGGTCATCCTCAGCGCCCCGGGCCGCCTGCTCGCGAGGAAAGAGGTGCCCTTCAGGAGCTACATGGAGCCCGTGCCCACGGCGATCCACTTCACGGACAACCACACCCTGGAAATTATCCTGGAAGAAGGCAGCACACTGACCGTCACGATCGATGAGAAGACGTTCGCGGTGGATCGGCGCTTCCGCTTCCACCGGGGAGAGCTCCAAGGCGAGTGAGGACGTAGCAGCGCGAACCGAAGCACCTCGAAAGGCAAGGGCCATGAACTCCATCGAGATCCGCAGTCTCCTGCAGGCTGATCCGGACGTATTCATCCACTACACCGATGAGACAGGGCTTCGGAACATCCTTCAGGAGGGTGTCATCCGGCCCAATCGCAAGGGGCACGTCTACTTCACCCAGGAACCCTTCACCCAGGAGGATGCGCACATGAACCTCTTCCTGGCACAACCCACGCACGAGGGCCGGGGTTCCCACATCCTCGTGCTACGCCTCGACCCGGGCATCCGGATCACGAAGATGTCCGACATCTATGAGTTCCGCATCCAGGACTCCCTCAAGTTGCACCAGCACGAGGTCCTCTACACGGGTAAGAACCCCTTCGGGTCTTGACCCGCTCGACCGTTGTTGGAGCACCTCGGGTCGATTCCGTTGACCCGAACCCCATGGCCAGCGCCTCCATGGGCGTCATGGCCTACTCCAACCTTCGTCCGACCAGGACCCATTCCAAACTCCCTGACAACCACTCCAGGCGGCTCCTGGGTGCCGCGTGCGCGACCCTGCTCCTCGCGACCGCGTGCTCCCCGGCGAGCGGTTCTCCTGTCGAACAGGACGGCACCACCGAGGCCGCCTCGAGCGCGCTGCGCACTTCTGGCGTGAGCTTCAAGACGGTGCTCGGCAACCGCTACGTGGGCGCCCAGGACAACGGAGGCGGCGCGGTCATCGCGACGGCGACGAGCGCCCAGGAGTGGGAGAAGTTCACCCTCGACGACATCAACGGTGGGGCCCTCGAGAGCGGGGACTCGGTCTTCATCCTCGCGGGCACCGGGAACTACTTCCAGGCCGCCAATGGCGGCGGCTCCTCGCTCAACGCCGCGAGCTGGAATGCCCTCGGGTGGGAGACGTTCCGCATCGTCAAGCAGAGCGGAAGTGGAGTGATTGCCAACGGTGACATCGTCGGCCTGCAGACGGTGACGACGGGCCACTGGGTCTCCGCGGAGAATGGCGGCGGCGGCACGGTGTTCGCGTACGGCGGCGCGTTCGGCAGTTGGGAGCAATTGACGATCTCCGGCCTGCCCTCCAACCCGACGCCGCCGACGACGACGAGCACGCGGGTCGTGGGCTATCTGCCCAACTGGTACGGCTCCTACGCGAGCTGGGTCGGTCGGGTGGACTTCGACAAGCTCACGCATGTGAACCTCGCCTTCGCCCTGGGCGACGCGAACGGGCACCTCGAGCTGGCGCCGGCCAGTGACCTCGCCACGTTCGTGAACGCCGCGCATGCCAAGGGCGTGAAGGTGTTCCCCTCGCTCTGTGGTGGCGGTGGAGATGGCCGGATCACGCCCTTCTACCAGCCCGGCAAGGTCGATGCCTTCGTGGACCACATCATCGACTTCGTGGTCTCCAACAACATGGACGGCATCGACGTGGACGTGGAGGCGCCGGATCGCATGGGCGCCGCGTACGACACGTTCATCGCGAAGTTGATCGCCAAGGCGCGCCCACGTGGTCTTCCCGTGACGGCCGCCGTCTCGCAGTGGATGCAGTACGGCATGTCGGACACCACGCTGCGTTCCTTCGACTTCATCACCGTCATGTCCTACGACAACGCGGGCACCTGGACGGGCGCGGGCGAGCACTCGAGCTATGCGCAGGCCCAGACCGCGCTCGCCTTCTATACGAACAAGGGTGTGTCGAAGGACAAGATCGTGCTCGGCGTGCCCTTCTACGGCTACTGCTGGGGCAACTGTGGCGGAGGCCAGAGCAGCACGTACGTGCTCTACAAGGACATCCTGGCGAAGTACCCCAACGCCTGGAACTCGGATTGGATCAACGCCAACGGAGCCCAGTATTCGTACAACGGCCTCGCGACGATGCGCGCGAAGACGACGCTGGCCAGGCAGTACGGCGGAATCATGATCTGGGAGCTGGCCGGAGACCCGAGCACCACGAGCGAGTACTCCCTGCTTCGCGCCATCCACGGCGCGCTGCAGTAGGGGCGACCCTCGCTCCAGCGCCCAGGTGACGAAGAACTAAAGCCTTAGTTGCCAATCAACTAAGGTCTTAGTAGTTTACGGTCCCGGAGGTCGGGACCGTGTCCAAGTCATCGCAGAACGAAGCGCCCAGGCCGCTCACGCCCGTGGAGCTGGAGCTGATGCAGATCGTCTGGCGCCACGACGAGGTGAGCGTGGCGGACGTGCTCGAGGCGCTGCCGCCAGAGAGGAAGCTGGCCTACACCTCGGTGTCCACGGTGCTGCGCATCCTCGAGCAGAAGGGGGTGCTGCGCAGCCGGAAGGTGGGCCGGGGGCACCTGTACTCGGCGGTGCTGCCGCGCGAGGCCTACGAACTCCAGAGCGTGCGGCACCTGGTGGAGACGGTGTTCGACGGCACTCCTTCCGCGCTGGTGGAGCGCCTGGTCGAGGCCGTCCCGCTCTCTCCCGAGGAGGTGGAGCAGATCCGGAAGCTGCTCGCCAAGAAGGGCTCCCGGTCATGAGCGCCCTCGCGAGCACCTGGACCACGGGCTATGTGAGCGTGGCGCTCCTGCTCACCGTGGGCTACGCCCTGTTGCGCGCCGCCCTCGCCCTCCTGGGGCGGCTGGGCCTCCAGTTGTCGGCACGGCAGACGTTGTGGGCCGGGCGCGTGACGCTGGCACTGGCGCTCCTGCTTCCCCCCGCGTGCATGAGCATGCGCGGGCTGGTGCCCACCGGACCCCTCTTCGCCTTCGAGCGCTCCGTGGTGCGCCTCACCACGCGATTGCCAGAGCCAGCCTGGAACGCGCCCCCGCGAGCCACCGCGCCCCTGCCCGCCGAGGTACCCGCGTCCTTCCCAGTGGGGATGGCCGTGGTGCTGCTGCTCGGAGCGCCCACGGGGGTGTACTGCGCGCGGGAGCTCCGCCAGCACCTGCGGCTGCTCCGCCAGCTCGAAGCACTGCCCCGCGTGCGCCAGGTGGGCCGTGTGGCCGTGGTCCTCCTCGACACCGGGGCCACCGCCTTCTCCACCTGGTTCCCGCGTCTGGCGCCCCACCCCAGCGCCTGGGTGGCGGTGCCCGCCCATCTCCTGGAAGACCCAGCGGGCCTGCGGATGACGGTCCTGCACGAGCTCCAGCACCACCGCCAACGCGACACGGTGCTCGCCTACGTGCGCCTGCTCCTGGACGGGCTCTTCTTCTGGAACCCCGCGGTGCGCGCCTTCGGACGGTGGCTCGCCACCAGCCAGGAGTTCGCCTGCGACGAGGCGCTCGTGTCCGGAGGCAAGGCCCGTCCACACGACTACGCGCGCTGCCTGCTCGACGCGGCCCTGCGCGCCTCCGGTTCCCCCCCGCTTCCCGCCAGTGTCACGGGCATGGCCCACCCCACCACCAGGAGGATCGAAATGCTGTTCCAATCCCGTCCCAGCCGTTCCCACCGTGCCCTCGGGCTCGTCGCCACCATCGCCCTGACGCTCGTCCCCCTCACCCTGTGGGCGCAGAGCGCCACCCGTGGCCGTGCGGTGACGCTCGCCGAGGCCCAGGCACTCGCGCGCTCCTCGCAACCCCAGGGTGACCTGCCCGTGGTGGTGGACGAGCTGGTGCTGGAGAAGCTCAACCAGTTGGTGACCACGCCCAAGGGCCGCGCCTTCATGAAGAAGGCCCTGGGCAACCTGACCACCCACCGTGAGGCGCTCACGCGCACGCTGCGCGCCCGGGGACTGCCGGAGGGGCTGCTGGCCGTGGCGATGGTGGAGTCGGCGGTGACCAACATGCCGGAGACGTCGACGAATCCCTCGCTGGCTCCCGGCATGAGAGGCGCGGGCGTGTGGATGTTCATCCCCTCGACGGCGCGCCAGTACGGACTCCAGGTCGACGCGGAGCGTGACGAGCGGCTCGACGTGGCGCGCGAGACGGAGGCCGCCGCGGCCCTCTTCTCCGATCTGCACGGCCACTATGGCGACTGGCGCCTGGCGCTCGCGGCCTACAACCAGGGCGACAAGAAGGTGGACGAGGTGCTGAGCGCGACGGGCCTGCGCGACGCCAGCGCACTCGCCCGCGCCGGCCACATCAATGACTACGTGAGCACCGTGCAGGCCGGACTCCTCGTCCTGCGCAACCCCCACCTGCTCGACTGAGCCTTCGCCGCACCCAGGTACTGGCCGTGGAAGCCCTGTTCGTTGAAAGCTCCGGGCTTCTCACGGAGGTGTACCGACATGAAGCCGCAGGATCTCCAATACACGCTGGACTGGATCGCCATCCGGGAGCTGGTGGCCGAGTACGGACAGGCCATCGACTTCGGCAAGGACACGGGAGACTGGAGCCGCTGGGTGAACGTCTTCACGCCCCAGGTCACCGCGGACTACAGCCGGCTCTTCGGGGACGAGCCGGTCACCATGGCGCGGGAGCAGATGGCCCAGGTGGGCGGCAACGCCCTGGCTCCCTTCAGCAGGGTCCAGCACGCCACGGCCAACACCGTGCGGACCCACTTCAAGAATGACACGGAGGCCCAGGTGATGGCCTATGCGGACGTCGGCCACTTCTTCTCCGTGGGCGGTGTCATCCAGGAGTGGACCGTCGTCATCCGCTATACCCATGACCTGGAGAAGACCACCGAGGGCTGGAGGATCCGCCGGGTGATGTTGGATCCCATCCACTTCCGCGGCAACCCGCTGGGTCTCGATATGGTCAAGGGCAAGCGGCTCGTCTGACTCCCTCTCACGGCTCTGTCTTGGAGCCTCGGGCGTCTCCGCCGGAGTCCCCTGTCTTCTCCGGCGGCGTCTGCTCCTTGAGTGTCCCCAGGCTCGTGCTCCACCACTCCGGACACAGCACGAGGAAAAGGCCACCGAAAGCCAACATGCCCACCAACGAGACCAGTACGATTTCCATGGGTTCCTCTCACTCCTTCTCGACGTCAATCATTGTCATCATGCCGGCCTCGGCATGTTCGAGGATGTGGCAGTGCATCATCCAACTGCCGACGTCCGTGGGCACGAGCGCGATGTCCACCTCCTCACGCCCATGAACGAGGACGGTGTCGCGGAAGAAAGATTCCTCCA from Cystobacter ferrugineus encodes the following:
- a CDS encoding NAD(P)-dependent oxidoreductase — encoded protein: MKKPLPEELSISVTGRGDAVTYGPERKKEPAPEPGLPLLIFGAAGRTGRCLVEQALAAGHRVTAFARDTRALPPAHARLRHIQGRVEDASAVEEAVKNHHAVLCALGPTGRKDAEAIARGTENIVAAMQRHQVWRLIYVPFHEQGDGWGPAALFDKLMARFRPRTNTSGWQQRVAVIRESALEWVIVRPTRLTDAEASGRHQVSIDQGKVPLRIARADVAAFMLEQLRSPRYVRKSPVIGG
- a CDS encoding type VI secretion system Vgr family protein; the encoded protein is MVARASLLGSTSLFRFAVNGCPDEMRVIQFSGTEAMSSPFEFHLKLACENQSLDFSDVVGKTALLTLMGELTPRFVHGIVSRFEQVNELHRHAIYHASLVPQTWRLRHRHDCRIFQDETTPDIIKKVFEKAGVSSDHFKFSLSNTYEPRNYCVQYRESDWAFVSRLMEEDGIFYFFEHHADKHVLVMGDSVSANQPIPGGELLPFRRPANFVTNEDHVQRFRFAEEIQPGTVSLRDFNFKKPDLSLHADGKAQVDADLEVYDYPGEYQHPGEGSSAKGKSLAKLRLEEWQASRKVGQGESDCERFCPGSLFTLAEHSRADYNARYLLTSVGHYGHQSQVLDEESSGGDFNYSNNFTCIAEQTPFRPPRTTPRPQVRGVQTAVVVGPSGEEIYTDEFGRVKVQFHWDRQGERNERSSCWIRVSQLWAGESWGAMFIPRIGQEVIVDFIEGDPDRPIITGRVYNGANPVPYPLPDEKTKSTIKSNTSLHGNGYNELRFEDKKGQEQIFMHAQRNMDKHVKNDSLENILHDRHQTIGSQLKEGKVGDQNEMIYRDKNLKVHRHRQEHIGGDMKLLVGGIDGDGNQDIVIQGQKKELIIKDSHLHVKSNLLEHVDHSQALTVGDNLQAKIGKKYLLEATQEIHLKSTRIIVDASSELTIQGPGGFITINASGIFIKGTMVYVNTGGAPIDRTESEPELPKDAAQAAPTEPTPADDGS
- a CDS encoding DcrB-related protein — protein: MPLYLTNEVSLQLPDELIDKTINIFSLSDDSPSEFSLVIARDQLQAGERLGNLADKQLRQLSSRLQDFKLLRRDDVMIDHHPALSADYQWHSQNGLLHQRQITLLTNEQTKNGRVVITITATFKSTPLPYWEEKFTAILKGLQLRKA
- a CDS encoding PAAR domain-containing protein, encoding MGEVLGSLSVIGGSVTGQLVTGSPDVLINGLPAARCHQGGGDSGQCSGMPPLAWPPHGTEWIAQGSSSVIINDQPAARVGDKLQCGATISAGSSNVIIGGPQITTLDIDPEVPDWLNTTLLCAGVGSAVVLAGPVVALMGLAGSMAGGYVLGEAGAAMFGAGSDGQKLMGLVGSVIGGGALARLSVRPAYQLGNKIGGRTGEFVRGGVRASPSTRPQEHAERRASEIREMSKNQQNQRTMTSAAVDRDRINTHARLFTYNPEATSTRRLVHGPASGHLAFRAGTARQHRPPP
- a CDS encoding SUKH-3 domain-containing protein encodes the protein MDISPFEQVLLDNTGPLHERVREFLSEFGGLHVQSQREGNDFQTDPRLATKNFHIDEEGLSDYSAHVGAPVCCVGVASRALMMLLMDPAGRMFAVMDDLIYLAGNSPHVALESLCSGRPLHELGSAEAGPE
- a CDS encoding polymorphic toxin type 44 domain-containing protein, whose translation is MDPVSFIHQKMLENERGPDVAYMREKLKTTWVDVVVPRKQDIESIQALHRWYQLVKNRAPWDYKQEIISRFGRWMDDPQRPIRYGYDIWANLHYGYIGLACGFSQWTLLQGAGFAQWRAGTSPDGYWERRLDTLGDADVAAALDDPKDQEAIRAGFSLWEDFGASVQPFHLWNELRKRANRLSTEPRGGFSRAAR
- a CDS encoding glycosyl hydrolase family 18 protein, giving the protein MASASMGVMAYSNLRPTRTHSKLPDNHSRRLLGAACATLLLATACSPASGSPVEQDGTTEAASSALRTSGVSFKTVLGNRYVGAQDNGGGAVIATATSAQEWEKFTLDDINGGALESGDSVFILAGTGNYFQAANGGGSSLNAASWNALGWETFRIVKQSGSGVIANGDIVGLQTVTTGHWVSAENGGGGTVFAYGGAFGSWEQLTISGLPSNPTPPTTTSTRVVGYLPNWYGSYASWVGRVDFDKLTHVNLAFALGDANGHLELAPASDLATFVNAAHAKGVKVFPSLCGGGGDGRITPFYQPGKVDAFVDHIIDFVVSNNMDGIDVDVEAPDRMGAAYDTFIAKLIAKARPRGLPVTAAVSQWMQYGMSDTTLRSFDFITVMSYDNAGTWTGAGEHSSYAQAQTALAFYTNKGVSKDKIVLGVPFYGYCWGNCGGGQSSTYVLYKDILAKYPNAWNSDWINANGAQYSYNGLATMRAKTTLARQYGGIMIWELAGDPSTTSEYSLLRAIHGALQ
- a CDS encoding BlaI/MecI/CopY family transcriptional regulator, with product MSKSSQNEAPRPLTPVELELMQIVWRHDEVSVADVLEALPPERKLAYTSVSTVLRILEQKGVLRSRKVGRGHLYSAVLPREAYELQSVRHLVETVFDGTPSALVERLVEAVPLSPEEVEQIRKLLAKKGSRS
- a CDS encoding M56 and MltD domain-containing protein; this translates as MSALASTWTTGYVSVALLLTVGYALLRAALALLGRLGLQLSARQTLWAGRVTLALALLLPPACMSMRGLVPTGPLFAFERSVVRLTTRLPEPAWNAPPRATAPLPAEVPASFPVGMAVVLLLGAPTGVYCARELRQHLRLLRQLEALPRVRQVGRVAVVLLDTGATAFSTWFPRLAPHPSAWVAVPAHLLEDPAGLRMTVLHELQHHRQRDTVLAYVRLLLDGLFFWNPAVRAFGRWLATSQEFACDEALVSGGKARPHDYARCLLDAALRASGSPPLPASVTGMAHPTTRRIEMLFQSRPSRSHRALGLVATIALTLVPLTLWAQSATRGRAVTLAEAQALARSSQPQGDLPVVVDELVLEKLNQLVTTPKGRAFMKKALGNLTTHREALTRTLRARGLPEGLLAVAMVESAVTNMPETSTNPSLAPGMRGAGVWMFIPSTARQYGLQVDAERDERLDVARETEAAAALFSDLHGHYGDWRLALAAYNQGDKKVDEVLSATGLRDASALARAGHINDYVSTVQAGLLVLRNPHLLD
- a CDS encoding nuclear transport factor 2 family protein, giving the protein MKPQDLQYTLDWIAIRELVAEYGQAIDFGKDTGDWSRWVNVFTPQVTADYSRLFGDEPVTMAREQMAQVGGNALAPFSRVQHATANTVRTHFKNDTEAQVMAYADVGHFFSVGGVIQEWTVVIRYTHDLEKTTEGWRIRRVMLDPIHFRGNPLGLDMVKGKRLV